One part of the Coffea eugenioides isolate CCC68of chromosome 10, Ceug_1.0, whole genome shotgun sequence genome encodes these proteins:
- the LOC113749846 gene encoding E3 ubiquitin-protein ligase WAV3 encodes MGTGWRRAFCTTIPRDTEKLQQQQQQQQNQTLSGDGDQIPSPSPSHRSCAKFGFLSSGSNPSTPRLQFQSPRLRCKTCAPSSNNDTPLISPQLHCKTTNNTPKSSTKSQKPRFGSNPSSPRSPFKILRNSLRLTRNSCGVCMQSVKAGQGMAIYTAECSHSFHFPCIAAHVRKQSTLICPVCNSSWKDVPLLAIHKLQQQSHQHQGAAVEQKDIMVDTTTAQKCYQETKSNHSQPHNFLPNLKTKQQQEKIPNAKQQLNSRPYNDDEPLVSPTAGVAKFIPIPEANEEDQDGDDVEVEEFQGFFVNPVPSDDALGSCPNKDFRNVEVSLLPEAGVVSATRTHETLAFVLKVKAPPPPPPLAHNSNSVHFKDPARRAPIDLVTVLDVSGSMTGAKLHMLKRAMRLVVSSLGSADRLSIVAFSATPKRLMPLRRMNPQGQRSARRIIDRLACSHGTSVGEALKKATKILDDRRERNPVASIMLLSDGQDEKVQTNGSDNQRQRSSSRVSSTRFSHIEIPVHSSGFGRKAGYSKEPAEDAFSKCVGGLLSVVVQDLRIQLGFSSGSDPAEITAVYSCNGRPTALGSDWIRLGDLYAEEEKELLVEMRVPASTFGTHHVLSVKCYHKDPATQEAVSGREQALLVPRPQAVRASMPRIERLRNLFITTRAIAESRRLIEQNELTSAMHLLSSARGLLAQSRCESAGEYVRGLEAELAEVQWRRQHEQQLMEQQLMIQRRKVNEKEAGLFLDENGEPLTPTSAWRAAEKLAKVAMMKKSVNRVSDLHGFENARF; translated from the exons ATGGGCACAGGTTGGAGAAGAGCTTTTTGCACAACAATCCCAAGAGACACAGAAAAACtacaacagcagcagcagcagcagcagaacCAAACTTTAAGTGGCGATGGTGACCAAATCCCAAGCCCAAGTCCCAGTCACAGGAGCTGTGCAAAGTTCGGTTTTTTATCCAGCGGAAGCAATCCCTCCACTCCTCGTTTGCAGTTCCAAAGCCCCAGATTGCGCTGCAAAACTTGTGCACCTTCTTCTAATAATGACACCCCCCTCATTAGCCCACAGCTCCATTGCAAAACCACTAATAATACTCCAAAATCTTCCACCAAGAGCCAAAAACCACGTTTTGGCTCTAACCCTTCTTCTCCGAGATCCCCATTTAAAATCCTCAGGAACAGCCTCCGCCTCACCAGG AATAGTTGTGGAGTTTGTATGCAGAGCGTGAAGGCTGGACAGGGGATGGCTATTTACACAGCAGAATGCTCCCACAGTTTCCATTTCCCTTGTATAGCTGCACATGTGAGGAAACAAAGCACCCTCATTTGCCCAGTTTGCAATTCCTCTTGGAAAGATGTCCCTTTATTAGCCATCCACAAGCTTCAACAACAAAGCCACCAACATCAAGGGGCCGCGGTAGAACAAAAGGACATAATGGTCGATACTACCACCGCCCAAAAATGCTACCAAGAAACCAAATCCAATCATTCCCAACCCCACAATTTCTTACCAAACCTCAAAACCAAGCAACAACAAGAAAAAATCCCAAATGCCAAGCAGCAGCTGAATTCCAGACCCTACAACGATGATGAGCCTTTGGTTTCACCAACAGCAGGGGTTGCTAAATTTATTCCTATTCCAGAGGCGAATGAAGAAGACCAGGACGGTGATGACGtggaagttgaagaatttcaAGGCTTCTTCGTCAACCCGGTTCCGAGTGATGATGCTTTGGGATCGTGTCCCAATAAAGATTTCAGAAACGTGGAAGTGAGTTTATTGCCTGAAGCCGGCGTTGTCTCCGCGACTCGAACCCATGAAACTCTTGCTTTCGTCTTGAAAGTTAAAGCTCCACCTCCCCCGCCACCCCTGGCGCACAATAGCAACTCAGTGCACTTTAAGGACCCGGCGCGTCGCGCGCCTATTGACTTGGTGACCGTGCTGGATGTGAGTGGGAGCATGACTGGAGCCAAGCTTCATATGTTGAAACGAGCCATGCGGCTCGTTGTTTCCTCCCTGGGCTCGGCTGACCGGCTTTCGATCGTTGCCTTCTCGGCTACTCCGAAAAGGCTAATGCCTTTGAGAAGGATGAATCCTCAGGGTCAGCGTTCGGCTCGCCGGATAATCGACCGGCTGGCTTGTAGCCACGGTACCAGTGTTGGTGAGGCTTTGAAGAAAGCTACTAAAATTCTTGATGACCGGCGGGAGAGGAATCCGGTTGCCAGCATTATGTTGCTATCGGACGGTCAGGATGAAAAGGTGCAAACTAATGGTAGTGATAATCAACGGCAAAGATCATCATCCCGCGTTTCGTCCACCCGGTTTTCTCACATAGAAATTCCGGTTCATTCATCCGGTTTTGGTCGGAAAGCCGGCTATAGCAAGGAGCCAGCCGAGGATGCTTTCTCAAAATGCGTTGGTGGTCTGTTAAGCGTGGTGGTTCAAGATTTACGTATTCAGCTCGGGTTTTCATCCGGCTCTGACCCAGCCGAGATCACAGCCGTTTATTCCTGTAACGGACGGCCCACAGCTCTTGGCTCTGACTGGATCCGGCTTGGTGACCTTTACGCCGAGGAGGAGAAGGAATTGCTGGTGGAAATGAGGGTCCCGGCATCAACCTTTGGGACCCACCACGTGCTATCAGTTAAATGCTATCACAAAGATCCGGCGACCCAGGAGGCGGTTTCCGGCAGAGAACAGGCTTTGCTGGTGCCTAGGCCGCAAGCTGTCAGAGCATCAATGCCCAGAATCGAACGGCTGAGGAATCTTTTTATTACTACGCGAGCAATTGCGGAGTCTAGGCGATTAATTGAGCAGAATGAGCTGACAAGCGCCATGCACTTGTTGTCTTCGGCTCGAGGTTTATTGGCGCAGTCGAGGTGCGAATCGGCTGGTGAGTACGTAAGAGGCTTGGAAGCTGAGCTAGCTGAGGTGCAGTGGAGGAGGCAGCATGAACAGCAGTTGATGGAGCAGCAGCTGATGATCCAACGGCGGAAAGTGAATGAGAAGGAAGCCGGCTTGTTTCTGGATGAGAATGGTGAGCCGCTGACTCCAACATCGGCTTGGAGAGCGGCTGAGAAGCTGGCTAAAGTGGCCATGATGAAGAAATCCGTGAACAGAGTCAGCGACTTGCACGGCTTTGAAAATGCTAGATTTTGa